One window of Panulirus ornatus isolate Po-2019 chromosome 13, ASM3632096v1, whole genome shotgun sequence genomic DNA carries:
- the LOC139752590 gene encoding uncharacterized protein — translation MKVLLLSVLVGCVLGATVDRRKRQVFGNKLELQSSLGYLPPRPQPDCQPSTIYRTQTQYSTQVIPSTVYNTNIQYVTQTSIRTQQVYTTIYSEVVSTQVVPSIQYQTVTVTRTKENTRTQVITLPPQVNYITQTQEEVRNQILTETRYETRTQEISTTFVKTVVSTQVVPQQVVSTVYQTQTVTSTQQLPGQTRTVDSTKYITIYSTIVTPAESVVETTTSVSTSVVIQTITQPGKTQIITSTQVIPVTTTIFSQVVRTNTQTQYVTNTKIQEEQSTIYRTEQVPQYTTRTVSVPSEVVRTQVSTEVEFTTIYTQETVPSTVTLPISTKYVTVTRTSVRTQQVPGETITQYLTTTLYNTSYITSTVYNGQVNSATLTSTIQPVCNTGYNYPTPSQSFNPLG, via the coding sequence ATGAAGGTACTACTATTGTCAGTTTTGGTGGGTTGTGTACTCGGTGCAACTGTGGACCGACGAAAACGCCAAGTGTTTGGGAACAAATTAGAACTGCAGTCATCCCTGGGATATCTGCCACCACGGCCACAGCCTGACTGTCAGCCCTCTACCATCTACCGCACGCAGACGCAGTACTCCACTCAGGTCATCCCCTCCACTGTATACAACACCAACATCCAGTATGTCACCCAGACCTCCATCCGCACCCAGCAGGTCTACACCACTATCTATTCAGAAGTTGTAAGTACCCAGGTGGTGCCCTCTATCCAGTACCAGACAGTCACGGTCACGCGCACCAAGGAGAACACCCGCACACAGGTCATTACTCTCCCGCCACAGGTCAACtacatcacacaaacacaagaagaaGTTCGCAACCAAATACTAACGGAAACACGCTACGAAACCCGCACGCAGGAGATTTCCACAACATTTGTGAAAACTGTTGTGTCCACACAAGTGGTACCACAACAGGTGGTTAGCACCGTCTACCAGACGCAGACTGTCACCAGTACCCAACAGCTTCCTGGACAGACTCGCACCGTGGACAGTACCAAGTACATCACTATCTACTCTACCATAGTGACACCCGCTGAGAGCGTTGTGGAGACAACGACCTCTGTTAGTACCAGTGTTGTCATCCAAACCATTACACAGCCAGGCAAGACCCAGATCATCACTTCCACCCAAGTGATTCCTGTGACCACCACTATCTTCTCCCAAGTGGTGCGAACCAACACTCAGACACAGTACGTGACAAACACCAAAATACAAGAGGAACAGTCTACCATATATCGTACAGAACAGGTGCCACAGTACACCACTAGAACAGTGAGTGTTCCATCAGAAGTCGTAAGGACCCAGGTATCAACAGAGGTGGAGttcaccaccatctacacccaaGAGACTGTTCCTTCTACTGTTACTCTGCCCATCTCCACTAAGTACGTCACCGTAACCCGCACTTCCGTCCGCACCCAGCAGGTTCCTGGCGAGACTATAACCCAGTATCTGACTACAACCCTCTACAACACCAGCTACATAACGTCCACTGTGTACAATGGGCAGGTCAACAGTGCAACACTCACTAGTACAATCCAACCCGTGTGCAACACAGGATACAactacccaaccccctcccagaGCTTCAATCCTCTCGGCTGA
- the LOC139752725 gene encoding uncharacterized protein isoform X2, whose amino-acid sequence MWRLTATLLLVALASASPQGYVYTQPKAPTCETTTSTVYNTRVQTSVDYETVERVKTNYITTTSVTEQVIPTTVLETSVYTRVDYQTKVVQSTTDYVIERVETETVKRPSEEKTRYVTTTRIVPEVSYVTSTHVETEVVPVEVTTTDVVAAYQQVTKYQTKVEEETYVLSTTGPEVVRTHVQTVVLTSTVESQAPATTRYETTTQVEQEEETSTVQEEDVETTRVVDILDVTPYTTVNTCYKSTIVTNEQVITQTNTVTETEVTTNTISKEVVRTTFLPTTIYTTRYVTRTQPVTKVKTVVRTERVTPYPVVKTQVKTKTSVTKMPGYGRVVTKQVRQTKQQQKTVYKTVHEENTVTRTVTKPCDVTQTKATYEYNAPAVPFHFG is encoded by the coding sequence ATGTGGCGCTTGACGGcgacgctgctgctggtggcctTGGCCTCAGCCTCTCCCCagggttatgtatatacacaaccgAAGGCCCCAACCTGTGAAACGACCACCTCAACGGTGTACAACACCCGTGTCCAAACTTCTGTTGACTACGAGACTGTAGAAAGGGTCAAGACTAATTACATCACCACAACGTCAGTCACAGAGCAGGTCATACCAACCACTGTCTTGGAGACTAGTGTGTACACACGAGTCGATTACCAGACCAAAGTGGTCCAGTCCACGACAGATTACGTCATTGAACGAGTGGAGACAGAAACTGTCAAGAGACCCTCTGAGGAGAAGACTCGTTATGTTACGACCACTCGCATCGTACCAGAGGTCAGCTACGTAACAAGCACACACGTCGAAACAGAGGTTGTACCTGTAGAGGTCACTACCACAGATGTTGTGGCTGCCTACCAGCAGGTCACAAAATACCAAACCAAGGTAGAGGAGGAGACTTATGTCCTGTCCACCACTGGCCCAGAAGTCGTTCGCACCCATGTCCAGACCGTAGTTCTGACCTCCACAGTAGAGAGTCAAGCGCCGGCGACCACACGTTATGAGACAACAACACaagtggaacaggaggaggagaccagcACCGTTCAAGAAGAGGATGTTGAGACGACCAGGGTTGTTGATATCCTCGATGTCACCCCCTACACTACCGTTAATACATGCTACAAGAGCACTATCGTTACAAACGAGCAGGTCATCACCCAGACCAACACTGTCACAGAGACAGAGGTCACTACCAACACGATCTCTAAGGAGGTAGTACGAACAACGTTCTTacccaccaccatctacaccacccGCTACGTGACACGGACTCAGCCAGTCACAAAGGTGAAGACTGTGGTTCGAACCGAGCGTGTCACTCCCTACCCTGTTGTCAAAACTCAGGTGAAAACAAAAACATCCGTGACCAAGATGCCAGGCTACGGCCGTGTGGTGACCAAGCAAGTCCGGCAAACTAAGCAGCAACAGAAGACCGTCTACAAGACCGTCCACGAAGAGAACACCGTCACGCGGACCGTTACAAAGCCCTGTGACGTGACTCAGACTAAGGCTACATACGAATATAATGCTCCAGCCGTACCATTCCACTTCGGTTAA
- the LOC139752725 gene encoding uncharacterized protein isoform X1 produces MKVLLLSLLVSCALGASLDRHRRHDPFSFRRYIAPECEPSTVYRTRMQYSTSVVHSTVYTTDTEYVTRTSVSTEQVYTTVYSEVVSTQVVPTVHYQTDTVTRTQENTRTEVITLPAETYYVTRTQEKVETEVDTETRYETSTYEVPTTIVKTEVSTSFVPMQVVSTVYETETVTSTTELPGETRIVESTDYSTTYSTLVLPPEEVVKTNTVVTTNTITQTVTEPGETHVFVSTNVVPVVNTIISQVTETHTQTDYVTSTETEVKETTVHRTDDKTVYSTTTLSVPTEVVRAKYSTNYVSTTIYSQRNVYTTITAPASTRYVTVTHTTVRTQKIPGETRTEYQTRTVYNTNYVTSTVYKKQYGGGVTATKTVEPDCNTGYKAPTQYNPYDHFGK; encoded by the coding sequence ATGAAGGTGTTGTTGCTCTCCCTGCTGGTGAGCTGCGCATTGGGAGCCTCATTGGACCGACACCGGCGTCATGATCCCTTTTCTTTTCGCCGGTATATAGCGCCAGAATGTGAACCCTCCACAGTATACCGTACGCGGATGCAGTACTCCACCTCAGTCGTTCATTCCACTGTCTACACAACTGATACCGAGTATGTTACGAGGACCTCCGTTAGCACAGAGCAGGTCTACACCACCGTCTATTCTGAGGTGGTAAGCACCCAGGTGGTGCCCACTGTTCATTACCAGACAGATACGGTCACCCGCACCCAGGAGAACACCCGCACAGAGGTCATCACCCTTCCCGCTGAGACGTACTATGTAACTCGTACACAAGAAAAGGTTGAGACCGAGGTGGATACAGAAACGCGCTACGAGACCAGTACGTATGAGGTTCCCACAACGATCGTCAAGACTGAGGTGTCCACAAGCTTCGTTCCTATGCAGGTGGTGAGCACTGTCTACGAGACTGAAACTGTTACAAGCACCACGGAGCTTCCCGGGGAGACCCGCATCGTGGAGAGCACCGACTACAGCACCACCTACTCTACTTTGGTATTACCACCAGAGGAAGTCGTAAAGACAAATACCGTCGTCacgaccaacaccatcacccagaccgTTACGGAGCCCGGTGAGACGCATGTCTTCGTCTCCACCAACGTGGTCCCCGTcgtcaacaccatcatctcccaggTGACGGAAACCCACACCCAGACAGATTACGTGACAAGCACCGAAACAGAAGTGAAAGAAACCACTGTCCATCGCACAGACGATAAGACAGTGTACTCCACGACGACCTTGAGTGTTCCAACGGAAGTGGTGAGGGCCAAGTACTCAACGAATTACGTGTCCACAACCATCTACAGTCAAAGGAATGTTTACACTACGATCACGGCGCCAGCCTCCACCAGGTACGTCACGGTAACTCACACCACCGTCCGCACCCAGAAGATTCCCGGCGAGACCAGAACCGAATACCAGACGAGAACCGTCTACAACACCAACTACGTCACCTCCACAGTCTACAAAAAGCAGTATGGCGGCGGCGTGACGGCCACCAAAACAGTAGAACCCGACTGCAACACTGGCTACAAAGCCCCAACACAGTATAACCCATACGATCATTTTGGGAAATAA